In Palleronia sp. LCG004, a single window of DNA contains:
- the gyrA gene encoding DNA gyrase subunit A, with amino-acid sequence MSDRTDPPQDIDETGPERPRHDGPGIDITEEMRTSFLDYAMSVIVSRAIPDLRDGLKPVHRRILFAMHETGNTHDKPYRKSARPVGDVMGQYHPHGDSAIYEALVRMAQDFSMSLPLLDGQGNFGSMDGDNAAAMRYTEVRMDRPARALLADIEKETVDFQDNYDGKQQEPSVLPARFPNMLVNGAGGIAVGMATNIPPHNLGEVVDATLALIEDPDLSSERLIEIVPGPDFPTGGVMLGRSGARKAYLEGRGSVILRAKVRTEEIRKDRFALVLDEIPYQVNKAALVERIAELAKERRLEGISAVQDESDRVGVRVVVELKKDATPDVVLNQLYRFTPMQTSFGCNMLALHGGRPEQLTLRDFLTHFISFREEVVARRTAYDLRKARERSHILCGYAVAVANVDEVVATIRASADAAEARVKLMERRWPAEEIAPFIRLIDDPSHKMNEDGTYNLSEVQARAILDLRLQRLTQLGVKEVTDELEDLAGKIQDYLDILRSRERILAIISNELREVREQFAVPRRTEIVDWAGDMDDEDLIEREEMVVTVTQSGYIKRTALADFRAQRRGGKGVSGGGLKDDDVVTTLFVANTHTQLLFFTTDGMAYKLKTWRLPLGGRTSKGKAIVNILPIPQGVSIAAIMPVDRDETDWDELQIVFATSAGTVRRNKLSDFTNVNRSGKIAMKFEGEHEGTRLINARIASPEEDVMLVTAKGRAIRFPSSDVRIFNSRSSVGVRGIRLAKEDEVVSMAVIRHFEATPEERTTYLKMRRATAGLGDDAELEADEDETAGEATDFTQERYAEMSAAEDLILTVTAKGSGKLSSSHDYPVRGRGGQGVMAMDKAMRGGPLVASFPVEMDDQIMLATSRGQSIRVPVDGISFRSRGAGGVRVFNTGAGEEVVSVAWIAEQAEEDIAEGEDGAEGGEES; translated from the coding sequence GTGAGCGACCGTACGGACCCCCCTCAGGACATCGACGAGACCGGCCCCGAAAGGCCCCGCCACGACGGCCCGGGAATCGACATCACCGAGGAAATGCGCACGTCGTTTCTCGACTATGCCATGTCGGTCATCGTCAGCCGCGCGATTCCCGATCTGCGCGACGGGCTGAAACCGGTGCATCGCCGCATCCTCTTCGCGATGCACGAGACCGGCAACACGCATGACAAGCCCTATCGCAAGTCCGCGCGACCCGTGGGCGACGTGATGGGCCAGTACCACCCGCATGGCGACAGCGCGATCTACGAGGCGCTCGTGCGGATGGCGCAGGACTTCTCCATGTCGCTGCCGCTGCTCGACGGACAGGGCAATTTCGGCTCGATGGACGGCGACAACGCGGCGGCCATGCGCTATACCGAGGTCCGGATGGACCGCCCCGCGCGCGCCCTTCTCGCCGATATCGAGAAGGAAACCGTCGATTTCCAGGACAATTACGACGGCAAGCAGCAGGAGCCTTCGGTCCTGCCCGCGCGGTTCCCCAACATGCTCGTCAACGGGGCGGGCGGCATCGCGGTCGGCATGGCGACGAACATCCCGCCGCATAACCTGGGCGAGGTCGTGGACGCGACGCTTGCGCTGATCGAGGACCCGGACCTGAGCTCGGAGCGGCTGATCGAGATCGTGCCGGGCCCCGATTTCCCGACGGGCGGCGTGATGCTCGGACGGTCGGGCGCGCGGAAGGCCTATCTCGAGGGGCGCGGATCGGTGATCCTGCGCGCCAAGGTCCGCACTGAGGAGATCCGCAAGGACCGCTTCGCACTCGTCCTCGACGAGATCCCGTATCAGGTCAACAAGGCCGCGCTGGTCGAGCGGATCGCCGAGCTTGCCAAGGAGCGGCGGCTCGAAGGCATCTCCGCGGTTCAGGACGAGAGCGACCGCGTGGGCGTCCGCGTCGTCGTCGAACTGAAGAAGGATGCGACTCCCGACGTCGTGCTGAACCAGCTCTATCGCTTCACGCCGATGCAAACGAGCTTCGGCTGCAACATGCTGGCGCTGCATGGCGGGCGGCCCGAACAGCTGACCTTGCGCGATTTCCTCACGCATTTCATCAGCTTCCGCGAGGAAGTCGTCGCGCGGCGCACGGCCTACGACCTGCGGAAGGCGCGCGAGCGGTCGCATATCCTCTGCGGGTATGCCGTGGCGGTCGCCAACGTGGACGAGGTCGTGGCGACGATCCGCGCCTCCGCCGACGCGGCAGAGGCGCGCGTCAAGCTCATGGAGCGTCGCTGGCCCGCCGAGGAGATCGCGCCCTTCATCCGGCTGATCGACGATCCGAGCCACAAGATGAATGAGGACGGCACCTACAACCTCTCCGAGGTGCAGGCGCGCGCGATCCTCGATCTGCGGCTCCAGCGGCTCACGCAGCTGGGCGTCAAGGAAGTTACAGACGAGCTCGAGGATCTGGCCGGCAAGATCCAGGACTATCTCGACATCCTGCGCTCGCGCGAGCGGATCCTCGCGATCATCTCGAACGAGCTGCGCGAGGTGCGCGAGCAATTCGCCGTGCCGCGCCGGACCGAGATCGTCGACTGGGCCGGCGACATGGACGACGAGGACCTGATCGAGCGCGAGGAGATGGTCGTCACCGTCACGCAGTCCGGCTATATCAAGCGCACGGCGCTCGCGGATTTCCGCGCGCAGCGGCGCGGGGGCAAGGGCGTCTCGGGCGGGGGGCTCAAGGACGACGACGTGGTCACCACGCTCTTCGTCGCGAACACGCATACGCAGCTTCTGTTCTTCACCACCGACGGCATGGCCTACAAGCTCAAGACCTGGCGACTGCCGCTGGGCGGGCGCACGTCCAAGGGCAAGGCGATCGTCAATATCCTGCCGATCCCGCAGGGCGTGTCGATCGCGGCGATCATGCCGGTGGACCGGGACGAGACCGACTGGGACGAGCTGCAGATCGTCTTTGCGACCTCGGCGGGCACCGTCCGGCGCAACAAGCTCAGCGATTTCACCAATGTGAACCGCTCGGGCAAGATCGCGATGAAGTTCGAGGGCGAGCATGAGGGCACGCGTCTGATCAATGCGCGCATCGCCTCCCCGGAAGAGGACGTGATGCTCGTCACCGCCAAGGGGCGCGCCATCCGGTTCCCGTCGTCGGACGTGCGGATCTTCAACTCGCGCTCGTCGGTGGGGGTACGGGGCATCCGGCTCGCCAAGGAAGACGAGGTCGTGTCGATGGCCGTCATCCGCCATTTCGAGGCGACCCCGGAGGAGCGGACGACATATCTCAAGATGCGCCGCGCGACGGCCGGGCTCGGCGACGATGCGGAGCTCGAGGCCGACGAGGACGAGACCGCCGGAGAGGCGACCGACTTCACTCAGGAGCGCTATGCCGAGATGTCGGCGGCCGAGGACCTGATCCTGACGGTCACCGCCAAGGGTTCGGGCAAGCTGTCGTCGAGCCACGACTACCCGGTGCGCGGACGCGGCGGTCAGGGCGTCATGGCGATGGACAAGGCGATGCGGGGCGGACCGCTCGTCGCGAGCTTCCCGGTCGAGATGGACGACCAGATCATGCTGGCCACCTCTCGCGGTCAGTCGATCCGCGTGCCGGTCGACGGGATCTCGTTCCGCTCGCGCGGGGCCGGCGGCGTGCGGGTCTTCAACACCGGTGCCGGTGAGGAAGTCGTCTCGGTCGCCTGGATCGCCGAACAGGCCGAAGAGGACATTGCCGAGGGCGAAGACGGCGCCGAAGGCGGCGAAGAGAGCTGA